A portion of the Corticium candelabrum chromosome 5, ooCorCand1.1, whole genome shotgun sequence genome contains these proteins:
- the LOC134179949 gene encoding FERM, ARHGEF and pleckstrin domain-containing protein 2-like yields the protein MIVCEIHIYRADPIIVVTKESAKGAYVWGEMLKQVPIAYPRSFGLQYTNHDNEKCWLDLSLSVGKQLTGCTCDDSVAMQLRVKFWPPEPSLVSDELSRCLLVVELYEHVQTGSWTCSKESLAQLGGLTLQSQFGNYSMARHQPGYSRRFCLSIYQTPDVEYEMEMFHRSDKCFGLTPTQCDKLILDLCKRLPLYGVHKYSVKDSDDHIIILGLCCQGLLVLAGQSVVHKFLWTSVKNSFVKKQVFYVELLTQDQPQHSTQIGFLFDHKQEAKRFLHLFVEFQAYYNWALSMNDESKSAYLPLSQSRSRNQFSTRPYSEMVESKDMQRPARFSLPSQVDQPLELGSLRRRAVCDDSQYCLSVNSPLMRRLQTSDSSSVESVLTAMQHSSQLTSTESVQRISGRHGNEQQKLHRPLSEEFLSSCDEVEDEGYSGDVGFTPDAIDIPDVDIQQIMDKMSASLQKAWHGFYFVACELRDTERSYCSDLELLNVHFRSLVVKSQLLSARQVSELFGNLDVIQEFHKDFLRELENRLDTWENQAVGCCNCVVGDIVKKRMACMKMYTNYVTNESKIYELLSHWQQKNSDFARVCSQFEELDLTRRPASELFYRPFQRMVHYKELLKRLLDNCDIEGEDFSDIEEALEGIEIALGHVNKSTQSAEDSRKMIRLQRELEGIENLLKPGRSLIKEGTLYRIGGRRPQPYVFFVFTDILVYAVKKSKISGSYLIARGVLPLVDISVEDELNDLIPSFRLIGKQQLFTLAAETVREKYMWIKDLERAAKIAQEKNEESKPTNTQEIISGLPLPFTTDIEGGEGVNPEMKKLLRSRKCFICKRKFHLLRRKHVCKNCGKMVCGQCLTSYVCGSRSAELQLVCDSCYRLIQNKVTASQIRCQNIVDNELESCSSLDTSYLDRPRLPTTSGSVDAAVLPPASQEKSLLPGLEEMEDMFCKTYSSNTTSAVVSHPDLGDERKMGVRLLSLPKSMSYRHRAAKHVHDDNISWPQTTKPNQKKSVEHRKALLSLKNGSFARDREMSGYLLTKVKNEGGWKRFWVVISGCCLNLCRSHNDCKTLSCLLLPQCELSLPNKTDLDVLGYTFVFKLTCGQRVLYYMANSKFVLDRWTELMCGIVSRSFVYRHLSRLAVHSSPEVSKRCYTVS from the exons gAAAGTGCCAAGGGAGCGTATGTCTGGGGAGAAATGCTAAAGCAAGTGCCAATAGCATATCCTCGATCATTTGGGTTACAATATACTAATCATGACAACGAGAAG TGTTGGTTGGATTTGTCATTGTCAGTTGGAAAGCAGTTAACAGGTTGCACCTGTGATGACTCAGTTGCAATGCAGCTTAGAGTTAAATTTTGGCCACCAGAACCAAGTCTTGTTTCTGATGAACTTTCCAG ATGCTTGCTTGTGGTTGAGCTGTATGAACACGTACAAACAGGAAG TTGGACATGTAGTAAAGAAAGTTTGGCACAGCTTGGAGGATTGACTTTGCAAA GTCAATTTGGAAATTACAGCATGGCTCGTCATCAGCCAGGATACTCAAGGAGGTTTTGCTTGAGCATCTATCAG ACTCCTGATGTGGAGTATGAAATGGAGATGTTTCATCGGTCTGATAAGTGCTT TGGACTTACACCCACTCAGTGTGATAAACTCATTCTGGATTTGTGCAAAAGACTTCCATTGTATGGTGTACATAAATACTCAGTGAAG GACAGCGATGACCATATTATTATCCTAGGATTGTGTTGTCAGGGTTTGCTAGTTCTTGCTGGCCAATCGGTGGTTCACAAGTTTTTGtg GACCTCAGTCAAAAATTCGTTTGTTAAGAAGCAAGTATTTTATGTGGAATTGTTGACTCAAGACCAG CCGCAACATTCAACACAGATTGGGTTTCTGTTTGATCACAAACAGGAAGCAAAGCGGTTTCTACACTTGTTTGTGGAGTTTCAGGCATACTAcaa CTGGGCATTGAGTATGAATGATGAATCAAAGTCTGCCTATTTGCCTTTATCTCAAAGTAGATCTCGGAATCAGTTTAG CACGCGTCCATACAGTGAAATGGTGGAATCAAAGGACATGCAGAGACCTGCTCGCTTTAGCCTTCCAAGCCAAGTAGACCAACCATTAGAACTAGGTTCATTGAG ACGAAGGGCAGTATGTGATGACAGCCAGTATTGCCTATCTGTGAATTCACCTCTCATGAGACgat TGCAGACTAGTGACAGTTCGTCTGTGGAAAGTGTTTTGACTGCAATGCAGCACTCATCACAACTCACTAGTACTGAATCTGTACAAAGGATTTCAGGACGTCATGGCAATGAACAACAGAAACTGCATCGGCCCTTGTCTGAGGAATTTCTCAGCTCTTGTGATGAAGTAGAAGATGAGGGCTATTCTGGCGATGTAGGATTTACTCCTGATGCCATTGACATACCTGATGTGGACATACAGCAAATTATGGACAAGATGTCTGCTAGTTTGCAAAAGGCTTGGCATGGCTTTTATTTTGTCGCTTGTGAATTACGAGACACAGAGCGTTC ATATTGTTCAGATCTGGAGCTCCTGAATGTCCATTTCAGAAGCCTTGTGGTTAAGTCTCAGTTGTTGTCAGCAAGACAAGTTTCTGAGTTGTTCGGAAATCTGGACGTCATACAAGAATTTCACAAGGACTTTCTCAGAGAGCTAGAAAACCGTTTGGATACTTG GGAGAACCAAGCAGTTGGGTGTTGTAATTGCGTTGTTGGAGACATTGTGAAGAAACGAATGGCTTGTATGAAAATGTACACAAACTACGTTACAAATGAAAGtaaaatttatgaattactgaGTCACTGGCAGCAGAAGAATTCTGACTTTGCTCGAGTTTGTTCTCAATTTGAG GAGTTGGACTTGACACGGCGACCGGCATCTGAATTGTTTTATAGGCCTTTCCAGAGGATGGTTCACTACAAAGAATTACTTAAGA gGCTGTTGGACAACTGCGACATTGAGGGAGAAGATTTCAGTGACATTGAAG AGGCTCTGGAAGGCATTGAGATCGCCTTAGGGCATGTTAACAAGTCAACTCAGTCAGCA GAGGATTCTCGTAAGATGATTCGTTTGCAGAGAGAACTAGAGGGAATTGAGAACTTGCTCAAGCCAGGAAGG AGTTTGATCAAAGAAGGTACTCTGTATCGAATAGGAGGAAGACGACCTCAACCTTATGTCTTTTTTGTG TTTACCGACATTTTGGTGTATGCAGTAAAGAAAAGTAAGATTAGTGGCAGCTATTTAATAGCTCGCGGTGTTCTCCCACTTGTTGACATCAGT GTAGAAGATGAACTTAATGATCTGATTCCATCATTTAGACTAATAGGAAAGCAGCAGTTGTTTACACTTGCTGCAGA GACAGTACGAGAGAAGTATATGTGGATCAAAGACCTTGAAAGGGCTGCAAAGATTGCTCAAGAGAAGAATGAAGAATCTAAGCCAACA AACACACAGGAAATCATTTCTGGGTTACCATTGCCATTTACTACTGATATTGAAGGAGGGGAAGGGGTTAATCCAGAAATGAAGAAACTGCTTAGGTCTCGCAAATGCTTCATTTGCAAGAGGAAGTTTCATTTGTTGAGACGAAAGCATGTCTGTAAGAATTGTGGCAAG ATGGTATGTGGCCAATGCTTGACCAGCTATGTTTGTGGAAGTCGATCAGCTGAACTCCAGTTggtgtgtgacagttgttACAGACTGATACAAAATAAAG TAACGGCCAGCCAAATAAGGTGTCAGAATATTGTCGACAATGAGTTAGAAAGTTGTTCATCATTGGACACCAGTTATTTGGACAGACCACGTTTACCGACAACTTCTGGAAGTGTTGATGCTGCTGTTTTGCCTCCAGCTTCACAAGAGAAGAGTCTTTTACCAGGTTTAGAAGAAATGGAAGATATGTTTTGCAAGACCTACAGTTCCAATACCACTTCAGCTGTAGTTAGTCATCCTGATCTAGGAGACGAACGCAAAATGGGAGTTAGACTGCTCAGTTTACCTAAGAGTATGAGCTACAGGCATCGGGCTGCTAAACACGTGCACGATGATAACATTTCATGGCCACAAACGACGAAACCTAACCAGAAGAAATCTGTAGAGCATCGCAAAGCGTTGCTTTCTCTAAAGAATGGATCATTTGCACGTGAT CGTGAAATGAGTGGCTACTTACTAACCAAAGTGAAGAATGAAGGAGGCTGGAAGCGGTTTTGGGTGGTCATATCAGGTTGCTGTCTCAATCTCTGTAGAAGTCACAAT GATTGCAAAACACTGAGTTGTCTTTTGCTGCCACAGTGTGAGCTGTCTTTGCCGAACAAA ACTGACTTGGATGTTCTCGGATACACGTTTGTCTTCAAGCTAACATGTGGGCAACGAGTTCTTTACTACATGGCAAACAGCAAGTTTGTGTTGGACAG ATGGACGGAGTTGATGTGTGGTATAGTTAGTAGGTCGTTTGTTTATCGTCACCTCAGTCGTCTTGCTGTTCATAGTTCTCCAGAGGTCAGCAAGCGTTGCTACACAGTGTCATGA